In Acipenser ruthenus chromosome 25, fAciRut3.2 maternal haplotype, whole genome shotgun sequence, the sequence TTATCTTTTTTCCAGCTTTATTCTGTATTCTCTGCAGGAAGTTAGACTCTTCAAAATGATTTTGATAAAGCCATACACTGCAGTGCAAACaataaaaatttttttaaaaatccgtAGGGTTGACCAAGGTAGATGTGTAAAATCCCTACAGGGCTCTTGAAACTAATTTGAAATGATGTACCTGGGAATTGTTATCTTAGAAATACACATTACCATCGTATAATGTATGCATTGCAGGCAAAACTACTTGAAATTCAGGAAGAATGGGCATATAACCTTGGACTGCTGGCTCTCAGTCAAACTGAAGTACTTTGGGATACATTGATAAAGGTTTTGGAAGGTTGGTGGCTCCAGCCTCCTAATACCTGAAAAGATCTGTCCCCCAGCTGTCTCCAAGATGTCATATTTGGAAGTGACCCATCTTGATAATAGTAATGACCAAAGAGGGTCCACCAGAAATCAAGACATCAGCTACCCCAGTATATTTTTAAACCGACCCTGTTTGTGTTCCAGCCGGCTTTCCATTCCTTTaaggtagtttcagctgcaggcacAGAACCTGCCTCCTCTTTAAAGCTCTTACTGTACCATTCTGTCACTCTAATTAAACATGCTTCCTGCCATTACTACCTGCAGTAGATGAGGGTTATGAATATTAATGGAAGGCATGATTGTAGCTCAGGGTTTAGGGCTGTAGGTGCACGTTCCATGTTTTGGATGGCAGTACAGAAAACAGCATTTGTCAAAGAGATCTGAGATCAGGAGGAACATATTGGAACCAACTGCACTACTTCACTAAACTATATAGATCCCTAAAATTACCCCACATGGACAAGAAAAAGGTTATAGAACCACAGCCGGAAAAGGTGCATGAGGTTCCGCCTCACTGCATGCTGATTGGATGAAAAAGGGTTTCTCCCTCCAATGAGAGGACATTTTGCCTTGATCAAGGAAGTAAAGTAGCAGACTTATGCAAGGGTTGCATAAACAAAACTTTATGTGTGTGTAAAGTAAGGGCAGATCCATTTGGGCTGTTTGAGTAAACTGCAGATAAACATATTGCTGGTGAGTACAAAGGttttgcatttgtgttatgttaAAAAGCATGTATTTTTACATTGTCCACAGTAGTAGAATATATAGATTGTCCTGAATGATTCTGTTTGCATAGAAAGAGGCATTGCTTACCTAATTACACTATCAAAACCAAATGCTGTAAAGGGAATGTCCCCATTGCCAGTACACATGATTAGTTTGGTATTAGGAATTCTTCTTCGATGTACCAGTATACCAGATCTTAATGTACTGTACCCATAACCTGTGCCTtgataataatactgtattatttcTTACAGCTCAACAACAATGGCACAAGTACCCAAAGTCCGCTTGTCCGAGGGCCTTGAGATCTGTAGAATATTAAATGGGATGTGGCAGGTTTCGGGGGCTCATGGGCCTATTGATACTCCAAAAGCAGGTACAAAGAACTGCAAAGAAACAGATTAAGATATGCATGATATTTGCTGATCTAAGCATTTATATTGGTTAAAGAAAGAATCATGTTTAACTGTTGAGTGATGTCAAAAGAAGCTTTCCCCTTGAAAGTTTTACAAAGCGGGCCAGTACCTATTTCGCTGTTCTCTCTGTGATAAAGCCTATTTAACATTCATGTATGGCATGTGGCCTGAGTTTTAGCTGGAACAATACAAAAGAGCCCTATAGGAATAAAGCCAGATTTGTAAAACTAATAGCGCTTGTGTTCCTGCTGAGGATTTCTTACATTTCTCCTTCACTGCAATCAGGTGGTCGGTTgttatattgtttaaaatgaagGCGTGTTCTCGTGCTGTCTACAGGAAAAGGTCAGTCTGTTGGGCCATAACACAAAGATTACTGTCTCTGCACTTCCTTGATTAATAGCTTGGGACCTTATCCACAAGGAATGTGAGATAGGATTGTTAGATAGAATGTTTTATGACAAGAACATAAATATTCACAAAATAGTCATTTTCTATTATAAACTACAACTTTGTTCCTCAAAGGTATTTTTACCTATTTGCGCCAAAAATGAAATCAAGGatggtacattattattattattaatgcaagtttctgaaaatctgtattacagtattcgAGAGTGTTCTGCAATAAGATCTAGCTGTAATatgttatttttcttctttaagtAAATGCCATGGATGCCTATATAAATGCTGGGCTGACCACTTTTGACATGGCGGATATTTATGGACCAGCAGAAGATATATTCTGAGCCTTTTCCAGCCAGGTAAATTATCCACGTggtaattttttttactttagatgGGATTGTAGATCACATTACAAAAGTATCATGCACGTCATGCACAAAATCTTCTGTCTGTGCCTCAGAGAAGAGTCTGGTCATCAGACAGCCTCAATTAcctaatctaggtaaagtaccttgctcaagggtacagcagcagtgttccccacctgggattgaacccacaaccctccggtccagagccctaaccactacaccacactgctgctcatTGTAATGGTTTGACCCTGGAGCTGGAAGACCTCCGAATGCAGGAATGCTGCAGGGCATACATGAGCTCTGAGACCTTTCTCTGCTGTGAGATGGGATCTCTGTGGAACCCTTCTTCACTGCAAGAAATACTAAGCAGATGCAACTGCCTCGGGAGAaaaaatagtagctatatcaAAGAAGTAACTTTAGAATGCACTGGCTGTTTATTAAATAGCATCAAATCAATACTAAAAAAAGTATAGTGGAATTGCAAAAGGCTTCCACTACCACATAATAAACAAGGAGTGACTGAGACACCAGGTGATTGCTGGGGTGCATTTATTACAAACCTACACAAATGAATAACATGTGCctagatactgtacagtattaaacGTTGCACCCTTCCTGAATTAAACAATAACAGCACTGTGAAAATAGTGTGATTCCTTTTGAAAACATGAATCCCACACAACAGGTTTTTGTAGAGAGCCACATGGGAGGCAGTAAATGTGCTACTTTACTCACAGCTGTGTGGACCTACACATGTTCCATCAATAGTCTACATTGTCAATCAGCCCTATTAACATTTTCTTATACCATTATTGATTCCTACTGCTTTTTATAGGTTGATTGGTAATTTGTAAAATGCATTTGTTGGAATTCCTATATCTATTGGCTTAGCAAAACATGAGACTTGGTACTCTTCAGTTCATATTGCACATGAACTGTTTTATTCCATTCATCTGGGTTATTGTTTGTATGTGTTGTAGCTTGctgtcaataaaataaataaatagaacattTGTAAACTGTAACTTCAGATTggcctgtttcttttttttttctttttttttagttcatgCCCTTTAGTGTCATTACTGTGTTTCCACGTTTCTTCTGTCTGGTTGCTGTGGTAACCAAGAGTGAATCTGAATCTTTATTGTTCAATTCTGAATATGAAGTGAGAAAAGCTACAGTTTTAAATATCGATGTTGCAAGTTTAGTGAGGCATCAATTCACTGCACAATGCCAATGGCAGTAACTCATTTGTAATTGAATTAACAGGCTTTGTCCCCCTTTCACTTGAGAGGCTGTGGTGTGATTTATAGCGAGTTACTACTGTAGCTATCATTTAAAAATACCTTTTCTATTCTAAAGACTTGACTGAATGAATTAGGTCACTTCTGAGGtccattcaattaaaaataatggaGTTCTGCAGAGGTAATGATTTTATACATTACAAGATTATGCTTTCTATTTCCtgctaattaaaaagaaaaaaaaaatctcttcaaaCCTCAATATAGGACATTTCTATCCATGATGGGCCTAATGACCTTGCTTAGTGAACAAAAGGCTCATTATAGATGATGTGGTCGCTGAAGCTGTATTGCAATATTGTTTACAAAGTAAGGTCGATGTTACAAGTGTTAAGCTAGACCTGGGTATTACATAGACATGGCAACATTTAGAAAACACAAAAggcacagtaatatatatatatatatatatatatatatatatatatatatatatatatatatatatatatataatgagtgtCAGTAATTCAGTATAGACCAAAAAATATGAGAAGTAAAAATACTTTGTTCTCACACACCCCAGTGTGTACAGATCAGTCTAAGCTCTCAAAGTTGACAAGGGTATTGCAAAACACAAGAATGACCTTAAATCTTtgtttaaaatcatatttaatttacaaaacattACGTTTTGTCAATAGATGCATTTatatttctttttcctttttttatgatTTGTCGTGACTGCTGGAGAATTGTAAAGAATGGAACTGTAGTATTCAGTCTGTGCTCACTTTTAAGATGGTTTCTGGCACTGGTGAATGTATTGAATTAATTGTGTATTGATAATGAGTATTCCATGCTATTATACTGTCTGTAGTATTGAATATTTTCAAACACTTAAACCCATTTATCATTGTTCAGCTGAAAACCAGAAAAGGAGAAGAAGCTCTGAAAGGAATCCAGGGTCTGACCAAGTGGGTGCCCCACCCCGGGCCTATGAGCAGAAacgtatgtaataataataataataataataataataataataataatagcagtggTTAATTATACTGCAAATGTGCTTTACTTTATATTTCTGTAACCCGCAAAGAAACAGTTCAGATGATCCGGACCTATTGCAGTCCAGTGAGACTTCCAATTTAATGATGTCATGAACAGGgatcgtgttttttttattttttttatcatgatttaGGATTTCAGGGAGTTAAACTGAATTCATCTGGGATTAGATTGGAATGCAGAACATTAATCGCACAACATAATTGTGTACACCAACCTAAAGGGAAGGTCAATGCAGGTAGTGGAATTTCGCATATAAAAATGTCCTGTGATAAATTTGCAAGGAGCTTGACCATGCTTACACAgtgcttttaatatgctttgcttTCACCATGTTGTTTAGTTGCAGCAAACCATTATGGGGTTCACCCAGGTACCAATGAATAAATTTGTGAGAGAGACTGACTATTGTAAACTATCACCCTCTCCCCTCAAAACCTTTCTTCAGTGTGCTGTGGCGCAGGCCCACAAAGCTCCAGGCCCACCCTGTGTGACTAGATGTTCTGAAGGTGGCTAGCTGTAGGTTGTCCTTTGCTTAGGAACAAGAAGGACCGCATCATCACTTATTTTCCTGAGAAAACAAATAGGCCTCAgcttggttgggggggggggggggggtataaaagGTATATAGCATTGACTTGAACATAAACCATTAATGCtgctgcagaaaaaaagaaacattcagcATTGTTTACGCACAAACCCATCTGTTACAATGCACGACATCGAGTGAAACCACAATCAGGCCCTGTTCACAAAACTCTGATTTTGCTCtgtttttatgaacaaaaaaaagctttagaTTTTCCCTGAAATTCTTAACAAAGCCAAAAACAGTCCAAAacaatgaatatcaaactgtattttatttgtaaaaacattCATTAAATAACTCACGAGTTTTATGAATCAGGGCCCCTTGTTGTGTACAACGCTGATTTGAATATGGCCACAGTAAGATTCCTAACgccagtatgtttttttttaaaggtggtcGAGAAAGCTATCCAGCAGTCACTGAAGAGAATGAGAGTGAAGAGCCTGGACTGTTTGCAGTTTCACTGGTGGGATTATAGTGACAAGAGGTACCTGGAAGCACTGGGACATCTCTCAGATCTCCAACAAGAGGGGGTGATACGTATGTACATATTGTCCTAGTCCCTGTAACATAGATGATCAGCATTTCTGCACAGCTAAATACAGTGGGCGAACCAGTATTTACAGTCCTGAGACTCAGGACTCAAGAAACACAAGTTTGCTTGGTCTCAGTGTTAGTAACTCACATCCTCTACAATACAGGCTTTTTGTAGACTTGTATTTTAGCTGTTAcgccacaaacaaacaaaactgaaaaacaactTTTGTATTAATGTTCTTTAGGGGAACTTGCCTTGACCAACTTTGACACAAAAAGACTGGAGGAAATCACTGGCAAAGGAATCCGCATCTCCAGCAATCAGGTCCAGTACTCCCTGATTGACAGGCGGCCAATGGTGAAAATGGCTCAGTTCTGCGATTCACAGGGAATTCAACTCCTCGCCTATGGAACTCTGGGTAAGTTCTAATGAACCCTCTCAGGTAGTGATAATAATAGCACCCGTCTGCTCTGAAAAAGGGTCAGCTCATTTGAGATAGTAAAGAACGTAGTACATCTCACAGTAAGATTTGTTTTTTGCTTCTTCAAGGTGGGGGTCTCATCAGTGAGAAGTATTTGGGGGCTGCAGAGCCCAGGGGCCAAGGAGAGCTCAAGACTGCATCTCTGAGCAAATACAAGAACATGATCAACATGTGGGGTGGCTGGGGTCTCTTCCAGGAGCTGCTGGGCAGCCTGGACTCTGTCGCCCGGTCTCAGCACTGCACCATCGTCAACGTGGCCATCAAGTACATCCTGGACATGCCGGCGGTGGGCGGAGTGATCGTGGGCAGCCGGCTCGGGGTGCCAGGAGCTGAGCACATCCAGGAGAATCTGAAGAGCTTTGAGGTCAACCTCTCTGCCAATGACATCAGCAAGATCGAAAGTGTTCTGAGCCGCTCCAAGGACCTAATTGCAGTAATTGGTGATTGCGGAGATGAGTACAGAAACTAGAGGATTAGAAATTTACACCTCAGTGACTTTGGGtcatattcagaaaaaaaagaacactacttttttgtttttaacaaaagcttttatctgaattttgttttatctgaatatatatatatatatagtgggttTGGTATGGGTGGTGGAGTGTGGTAATTAAAAGTGGATTTATTGCTCCCCCTTTCTTTCTGTCCTGTTTTGTATAATGATGGACACCCAAAAATAAACCCACCTGCACTGTTAAAGATAATAAATATATGTGGAGAATCATTTGACTTGTGCATGGAGCTATAGTAGTGCCTTTGTGTATGCATATGAATTTGCTCATATATCAGTCGCTCAAGGGCTTCACCGCTCCCCCTGCACGGTTtgctttatacaaacaattgtgTGCGGACACATGCAGataaaaattaaattataaacGGGTACAGAGCAAGAATTTCCAAACAAGTTAGAATATACCAGTTAGCCATcttaaaaataaaccaacaatACATCATTTTCTTTCAAATATTGTGTGCTTAGATTTCTTTGATGTTTAGTAAGGCTAACTCCTGCTTATTGTTCACATTCTGGAGGCCCCATTGCCTTACATCAACAAATAAAATGaacttaatgtatttttatattgttttagtttagAAGGTATACATTTtgtcagtaaaacaaacaaactttgcATCACAAAAACTGAATCTCTTTGCCAGGTGTTTGGCACCCCATTCTTCAGTACAGTTGTACAACATTATGAATCAACTTTAAGAGACCTTGAAGAATATTCTAAGCTGTAAACACTTCTACCCTCTAACATAAATTATActtgtaaaaataagaaaacaaagtaAAACTACACACATTGGGTGATATGTGATTGTGGTGCTTTCCTTAATCCTACATGCCAATTTACTGCAAGCATGCTAAGCAATGAATAATGAGTTTCTGTCCATTTTAAACCCATGGTGATTCTGTTATGTATTAGCAGTAGCATGTGATGTCATTCTAA encodes:
- the LOC117963500 gene encoding LOW QUALITY PROTEIN: uncharacterized oxidoreductase YccK-like (The sequence of the model RefSeq protein was modified relative to this genomic sequence to represent the inferred CDS: substituted 1 base at 1 genomic stop codon) — its product is MAQVPKVRLSEGLEICRILNGMWQVSGAHGPIDTPKAVNAMDAYINAGLTTFDMADIYGPAEDIFXAFSSQLKTRKGEEALKGIQGLTKWVPHPGPMSRNVVEKAIQQSLKRMRVKSLDCLQFHWWDYSDKRYLEALGHLSDLQQEGVIRELALTNFDTKRLEEITGKGIRISSNQVQYSLIDRRPMVKMAQFCDSQGIQLLAYGTLGGGLISEKYLGAAEPRGQGELKTASLSKYKNMINMWGGWGLFQELLGSLDSVARSQHCTIVNVAIKYILDMPAVGGVIVGSRLGVPGAEHIQENLKSFEVNLSANDISKIESVLSRSKDLIAVIGDCGDEYRN